A stretch of Henckelia pumila isolate YLH828 chromosome 4, ASM3356847v2, whole genome shotgun sequence DNA encodes these proteins:
- the LOC140861268 gene encoding uncharacterized protein, protein MEWKDWYADIILVPSGFLIFTSYHLWVWHRVRSQPLTTIIGRNARGRRFWVSAIMKDNDKKNILAVQTLRNTIMGSTLMATTSILLCAGLAAFLSSTYSIKKPLNDTVYGAHGEFMMSLKFVTMLHVFLFSFVSHSLSIRFTNQVNFLVNCPSTHEDRLGQTVLKPEYVSELLEKGFWLTAVGNRLFYAAVPLLLWIFGPLLVFLCYVVLVIVLYNLDFVFVEDCKVEGEMVV, encoded by the exons ATGGAATGGAAAGATTGGTACGCAGACATAATACTTGTGCCATCGGGTTTCTTGATTTTCACCAGTTATCACCTATGGGTGTGGCATAGGGTCCGATCCCAACCTCTCACCACCATCATCGGTAGAAATGCCCGAGGCCGTCGATTTTGGGTCTCCGCCATCATGAAG GACAATGACAAGAAGAACATACTGGCCGTCCAAACCCTCCGCAACACGATCATGGGGTCTACGCTCATGGCCACAACATCCATTCTCCTCTGCGCGGGACTCGCCGCCTTTCTCAGCAGCACATACAGCATCAAGAAACCGCTGAACGACACCGTCTACGGAGCCCACGGCGAGTTCATGATGTCGCTCAAATTCGTGACGATGCTGCACGTCTTCCTCTTCTCATTCGTGTCCCACTCGCTCTCCATTCGGTTCACGAATCAGGTGAACTTCCTCGTCAACTGTCCCAGTACTCATGAAGATAGACTGGGCCAAACAGTACTGAAGCCGGAGTACGTGTCCGAGTTGCTGGAGAAGGGTTTTTGGCTGACCGCAGTGGGAAACCGGCTGTTCTACGCGGCGGTGCCGCTTCTGTTGTGGATTTTTGGACCCCTCTTGGTTTTTCTATGTTATGTGGTTTTGGTTATTGTGCTTTACAATTTGGATTTTGTTTTCGTTGAGGATTGTAAAGTGGAGGGTGAAATGGTAGTGTAA